From Elaeis guineensis isolate ETL-2024a chromosome 16, EG11, whole genome shotgun sequence, a single genomic window includes:
- the LOC105059323 gene encoding protein DWARF AND LOW-TILLERING — MLAGCSSALLSPRHQLRSDASVQLQGSHFQLQEKHHTSQQRMGTQRFDLPCSFSRKDATRVAISLEKPAETRSSSCTFRPNPVTASSSSVVARAVSWEGRIEITEGGPWERRRSSKRSHERSSSEEEDSCLDRAKRTRTGDTTGLVVGEDDIWLPQCTKKHPLVEEEEEEEKVLLVPNAALFPFFTSASSTLVGSFETGRGSGTGVQPNNKSQSDSSSSSDTRSSSPKQHRDSSDNVARNGPQIPYPSGFASMVGQGENTQTEQQGLELVSLLTSCAESISSGNHEAIAFYLARLGELASPRGSPIHRVVAYFTEALALCAVKLWPHIFSITPPRVLVDQSGDNDDATALQLLNQVSPIPKFLHFTLNERLLRAFEGKDRVHIIDFDIKQGLQWPSLFQSLACRANPPSHVRITGIGESRQDLHDTGARLARFAEAFNLPFEFHAVVDRLEDVRLWMLHVKREDCVAVNCVLMMHKTLYDENGGALMDLLGLIRSTNPAIVLMAEQEAQHNEPRWETRLANSLQYYSAIFDSLDCSLPEDSLARIKIEEMFAREIRNLVACEGSERVDRHEKFERWRKLMEDGGFRCMGIGEREMLQSRLILRMYNGENYSIDKQGEESDGLTLKWLNQSLYTVSAWAPNDVAGSSATSQPS; from the coding sequence ATGTTGGCTGGGTGCTCCTCAGCTCTGCTGTCGCCGAGGCACCAATTGAGGAGTGACGCTTCAGTGCAGTTGCAAGGCTCCCATTTCCAGCTGCAGGAGAAGCATCACACTTCACAGCAGAGGATGGGTACCCAGCGCTTTGACCTCCCGTGCAGCTTCTCCAGAAAAGATGCCACCCGGGTCGCCATTTCCCTGGAGAAACCAGCTGAGACCAGAAGTAGTAGTTGCACATTTAGGCCGAATCCGGTAACGGCTTCTTCGTCATCAGTAGTGGCGCGAGCAGTCTCATGGGAAGGAAGGATAGAGATCACTGAAGGGGGGCCTTGGGAGCGACGGAGGAGCTCAAAGAGATCCCATGAGAGGAGCTCATCTGAGGAGGAGGATTCATGTCTCGACCGAGCCAAGAGGACAAGGACCGGTGACACAACAGGGTTAGTTGTTGGTGAGGATGACATATGGTTGCCTCAATGCACCAAAAAACATCCATTggtggaagaggaggaagaagaagagaaggtccTTCTAGTTCCTAATGCAGCATTGTTTCCATTTTTCACCTCCGCAAGCAGCACATTAGTAGGCTCTTTTGAAACTGGAAGGGGTTCGGGCACAGGTGTGCAGCCAAACAACAAGTCACAGTCGGATTCGAGTTCATCATCCGATACCCGGAGTTCATCTCCAAAGCAACACAGGGATTCATCTGATAATGTGGCACGGAATGGTCCCCAAATCCCTTACCCAAGTGGTTTTGCTAGCATGGTAGGTCAGGGTGAGAACACCCAAACGGAGCAGCAGGGTCTTGAGCTTGTGAGCTTGCTCACATCATGTGCAGAGTCCATTAGTTCCGGTAATCATGAAGCCATTGCCTTCTACTTAGCTAGACTTGGAGAGCTTGCCTCCCCGAGAGGATCACCGATACATCGAGTAGTGGCCTACTTCACAGAAGCCTTAGCCCTCTGCGCTGTAAAGCTCTGGCCTCACATCTTCTCTATTACCCCACCTCGGGTGCTGGTTGATCAGAGTGGTGATAATGATGATGCCACAGCATTGCAGCTGCTCAACCAAGTCAGCCCAATTCCGAAGTTTCTGCATTTCACATTGAATGAGAGATTGCTCAGGGCTTTCGAAGGAAAGGACAGGGTTCACATAATAGATTTTGACATCAAGCAAGGACTTCAGTGGCCTAGTCTGTTTCAGAGCTTGGCTTGCAGGGCTAATCCCCCAAGCCATGTGAGGATCACCGGGATCGGAGAGTCCAGACAGGACCTTCACGACACAGGAGCTAGGCTGGCGAGGTTTGCGGAGGCCTTCAATCTTCCTTTCGAGTTCCATGCAGTTGTTGATAGATTGGAGGACGTGAGGCTTTGGATGCTTCATGTGAAAAGGGAGGATTGTGTCGCGGTAAACTGTGTCCTAATGATGCACAAGACACTCTATGATGAGAATGGAGGAGCTCTGATGGATTTGTTAGGTCTGATTCGAAGCACAAACCCAGCAATTGTTCTTATGGCCGAGCAAGAAGCCCAGCATAATGAACCCAGATGGGAGACAAGGTTGGCCAACTCACTTCAGTACTACTCTGCCATCTTTGACTCACTGGACTGCAGTCTGCCGGAGGATAGCCTAGCCAGGATCAAGATCGAAGAGATGTTTGCTCGGGAGATCAGGAACCTAGTTGCCTGCGAAGGGAGTGAGAGGGTTGATAGGCATGAGAAGTTTGAGAGGTGGAGGAAGCTGATGGAGGATGGTGGTTTTAGATGCATGGGCATTGGAGAAAGGGAGATGCTTCAGAGCCGCTTGATTTTAAGGATGTATAATGGTGAGAATTACAGTATAGATAAGCAAGGGGAAGAAAGTGATGGACTCACTCTTAAGTGGTTAAATCAATCTCTATACACAGTGTCTGCATGGGCGCCCAATGATGTTGCAGGCAGCTCAGCTACATCTCAGCCAAGCTAA